The following coding sequences are from one Humulus lupulus chromosome X, drHumLupu1.1, whole genome shotgun sequence window:
- the LOC133806833 gene encoding uncharacterized protein LOC133806833, with translation MPYEDAFDIYTNAEALANKTKASKRHQGESSSDPSKKKARTEDPPVPPPAPTPSRNTTTPPPPPPRSNSPPEQERRPSANDPLSSDFNDTYEKLQRLSKHRLSQEAFSHLPPLPNNQVISRRLSVFSCSQGILTIGHNWRRAEESEARFVKEIKAIETRYAKEMNAVEAKQAEEVKAVEARVAEELKATEARVTNLSEELRRCQESVVKITAFMEKFKEASEINFKEASKLQDDLVIT, from the coding sequence ATGCCTTATGAGGATGCCTTCGACATATACACCAACGCCGAAGCTCTCGCGAACAAAACGAAGGCAAGCAAGAGACACCAAGGGGAGAGCAGCAGCGATCCCTCTAAGAAAAAAGCCCGAACAGAGGATCCTCCGGTGCCTCCCCCAGCGCCCACTCCTTCCAGAAATACGacaactcctcctcctcctcctcctcgtagTAACTCCCCCCCCGAGCAGGAGAGGAGACCCTCAGCCAATGACCCGCTGAGTAGCGACTTCAACGATACTTATGAGAAACTGCAAAGGCTTTCAAAGCACCGCCTTAGCCAGGAAGCCTTCTCGCATCTTCCTCCACTACCGAACAACCAGGTCATCAGCCGTAGACTATCTGTCTTTTCCTGTTCGCAGGGTATCCTAACCATAGGACACAATTGGCGTCGAGCCGAGGAGAGCGAGGCTAGGTTTGTTAAGGAGATCAAGGCGATCGAGACGAGATACGCCAAGGAGATGAACGCAGTCGAGGCCAAACAAGCTGAAGAGGTGAAGGCAGTTGAGGCCAGAGTTGCCGAAGAGCTTAAGGCAACTGAGGCTAGGGTTACCAACCTGAGTGAGGAGCTGAGGAGATGCCAAGAGTCGGTGGTCAAAATTACTGCATTCATGGAGAAGTTTAAGGAGGCTTCAGAGATTAACTTCAAAGAAGCATCCAAACTTCAAGATGACCTAGTGATCACCTGA
- the LOC133806834 gene encoding uncharacterized protein LOC133806834 translates to MNSHYGSSSYLASSSSSSSDDDDYYDDLEKQVVCQITANNNFCIAQYQNNEESHRGSIPGHIVVNRDRENADRNLFNDYFAENPRFSASMFRRRFRMGRALFLHIYDVVQRHDNYFVQRRDGLGKLGLSGLQKVTAVFRMLAYGVPADATDEYIKIGESTALESLKRFCRAVVEVFGARYLRSPNADDVARLLHIGESRGFPAAGVSPPANYVIKGKEYNMGYYLAGGIYPKWSTIVQTIREPRDPKKQFFARKQEACRKDVERAFGVLQSRFAIVAGPAHLWNKRILHDIMTSCIIMHNMIIEDERDFNAPIEERFEVPSPEVEMVGNDDARFQEFLARHRKIKDKDAHIALRNALIEHLWDKYSIGKLVSFN, encoded by the exons ATGAATTCTCATTATGGTAGTTCATCTTATTTGGcatcgtcttcttcttcttcttcagatgaTGATGATTATTATGATGATCTAGAAAAACAAGTGGTATGTCAAATTACTGCTAACAACAATTTTTGCATCGCTCAATATCAAAATAACGAAGAGTCACACAGGGGCTCAATTCCTGGTCATATAGTAGTCAACCGTGACCGAGAAAATGCTGATCGCAATCTCTTCAACGACTATTTTGCAGAGAACCCTCGATTTTCTGCCTCGATGTTCCGCCGAAGATTCCGAATGGGTCGTGCTTTATTCCTTCATATTTATGATGTTGTACAAAGGCATGACAATTACTTCGTCCAACGAAGAGATGGACTCGGTAAGCTTGGGTTATCGGGTCTACAAAAAGTAACAGCCGTATTTCGAATGTTGGCATATGGTGTACCGGCAGATGCTACCGACGAGTACATCAAAATAGGAGAATCTACTGCTTTGGAAAGTTTGAAACGATTTTGTCGTGCTGTTGTCGAGGTCTTTGGAGCCCGCTATCTCCGATCACCTAACGCTGATGATGTTGCAAGGCTACTACACATTGGTGAAAGTCGAGGTTTTCC TGCTGCGGGTGTTTCTCCACCCgctaattatgtcattaaaggGAAAGAGTATAATATGGGTTATTATTTAGCCGGCGGTATATATCCAAAATGGTCTACTATCGTTCAAACCATTCGTGAGCCACGTGACCCGAAGAAACAATTTTTTGCTCGAAAACAAGAAGCATGTAGAAAAGATGTAGAACGTGCGTTTGGAGTATTGCAATCAAGATTTGCCATTGTGGCAGGACCAGCGCATCTATGGAATAAGAGGATATTACATGATATAATGACTTCATGTATTATTATGCATAATATGATAATAGAAGATGAACGTGACTTTAATGCACCCATTGAAGAACGGTTCGAAGTGCCAAGTCCAGAAGTTGAGATGGTGGGTAATGACGATGCTCGATTTCAAGAATTTCTAGCTCGACATAGAAAAATCAAAGATAAGGATGCTCACATTGCACTTCGAAATGCATTAATTGAACACTTGTGGGACAAATATAGTATCGGAAAATTagtttcatttaattaa
- the LOC133807192 gene encoding uncharacterized protein LOC133807192: MTTILAAISKLRGCVNQIENKNPSGASQEDILNQAKMLLAQDPKYLRGFKFAHVWSILKDCEKFTNDNTNSPARFQQQGRSFNSPQSCSSGFESPTSTPTGMSSFDLNMNDEEVPINLSERLIGVKKAKGKQKSDEQFKKLMEQSQKLVNVIEKGNFERNELLRQKVDVARTREENKILFMDMNSISDPEFRQFIQSERRKIYRSRAQTSEHGEQGEGSQYQGSQYRASQFQRSQYEEEHREGAEDEHQRSQNPSQDYSQYYDYLGGTENNF; encoded by the exons ATGACGACCATTCTTGCGGCAATTTCAAAATTGAGGGGATGCGTCAaccaaattgaaaataaaaatccaAGTGGTGCTTCTCAAGAAGATATT TTAAATCAAGCGAAGATGCTATTAGCACAAGATCCAAAGTACCTAAGAGGGTTCAAATTTGCTCATGTGTGGTCCATTCTTAAAGATTGTGAGAAATTTACAAATGACAACACCAATTCACCAGCTAGATTCCAACAACAAGGTCGTAGTTTCAATTCCCCCCAATCTTGTTCTTCTGGCTTCGAATCACCGACATCAACACCCACCGGTATGAGTTCATTTGATCTTAATATGAATGATGAGGAAGTTCCTATTAATTTATCTGAAAGACTTATCGGTGTGAAAAAagcaaaaggaaaacaaaaaagtGATGAACAATTTAAGAAATTAATGGAACAAAGTCAAAAACTTGTTAACGTTATAGAAAAGGGTAACTTTGAAAGAAATGAACTTCTGAGACAAAAGGTTGATGTGGCTAGAACGAGAGAAgagaataaaattttatttatggaTATGAATTCTATATCCGATCCAGAGTTTCGCCAATTTATTCAAAGCGAAAGGAGAAAAATTTACAGATCAAGAGCACAAACATCCGAACATGGAGAACAAGGAGAAGGATCTCAATATCAGGGATCTCAATATCGAGCATCTCAGTTCCAAAGATCTCAATATGAAGAAGAACACAGGGAAGGAGCTGAAGATGAACATCAACGATCTCAAAATCCTTCACAAGATTATAGTCAATATTATGACTATCTTGGCGGAACTgagaataatttttaa